AATAAACAAGAGGATCAAGGGTTCCGAAATAACTGCTGGTTCAAATGGTAATACCACTAATGCTACCCAAAAAAATATacaatcaagaaactggtACCTACAGGACTCCCAGTGGAttactttcaaagacgaTGAGATTGTCTCTACTACGTTCTCCACAAATCAAAATGCTAAGATGACTACTGCTTCTTTAGACGATCAAACACAATACAGTTCAACGACTAAAACTAATGAGGAGAAAAAGAATTTGGGTGTATTTGCCATCGATGAAAAGGTCCTTTTAAAGAAGCATGTTGTTGTACCCGAATCTGCGGAAGATATGTCCTTCAAATGCCcaatttgcaaagaagttGTAGCTGGTTtatatgatgaagaactcGGAGAATGGGTGTGGAGGAATGCAATGGAAGTGGACAATAAATATTTTCATGCCACCTGCTACTATGAAGCCGCAAGAAATAGTACAAAGGCTGGAGTGCAACTCGATCTTGAGAGTCTCAAACACCTGGTGACTGAATAGTTTTACATAGCACTTTAGCAGCAAACTACAGAATGTTAGTCGATGCCGGGAGTCTCCGCCAGTTCATCTAACGCCTTTACATATTAGATCATGGGCTTTCCAGTGTGACTCTAGACTGATCATTTAGCAAATCCTCAGGCGAGTGTTCTTTCTTAACCCTGGGTGAAGTATATATTGGATGACCATTGGAACCATATGGATCATCGTTAGCGTTTTCCTTAGGCGTCTCTTTGTTTTCTCTCTCATTCATTTCAACATTCTTCAGAAGATTGCTGTACATTTTATGCAAAGTTCGTATCTCCATTCTATGCTTTTCCTCAACGTCTTTTTGGGCTGCATTGTGCGCCAAACGTGCGTATTCGGGGTTTGCTGCTCCTCTTGTGGCTAGATCTTTTCTTAAATGTTCAACtagttctttcaaatgttcACTTTTGAGTTTTTCCTCATGTAAGTATTGTTTTAACGTGTCGATATCCCTCTTTTGAAGCGTGGTAACTCTGTTGAGCTCAGTACAGGATAGGGAATCAGCTTGAACGGATTCGACCTGCGAAAGTTGTGCTCTTAATTCTTGGATGGTTTTCTTTTGCTCCTCAGTAGCTAGGATCTGCATTTCCATGATTCTATTTTGATTATCAATTGTCTCCTTCTGCCGCTTGATGGTCTCTATATAATGAGGAACATACCCTTTAACATTTTCCCCAAAGTTTTCCCACTTCATTAAGGCTGATCTGTATTCTTCATTCATTTTCTGCAAGAACTGACGATCAACTTGTTGTTTGCTAAGTGCGGCCTTCAGATTGGCTACGCGTGTAGCTGTGTAGACTCGAACTTTCGCTAACTCTGAAGCGCCATTAAGCAGTTTATTCtttaattcttcaacaaaagGACTCTCATCCTTTACTAACCTAGCTCCACATAACTGCATTGatgcttcatcttctgctgACTTGAGTGCTACATCATACTCGTGCAGTCGCTTTAGTATACCCTTCTCCAGTTTTTCAAGCGCTCTTTTGGGCTTCGAATGACACTCAGAGTGATTTTTGTCTAGTAGCGAAAGATCTTGGGGACTGTCCACCTGGCTTACAATCGGCACGCCAGCGGGTTTCTTATCATAATGCTCGTCAGTCTCTTGAATATCGCCACCATTGCTAATGGATGTTGTATCAGAGATCGCTTCAACGCTATTCTCTTCCCTATTTCTTTCCTCTACGTCTTTCCAAGAACCCCTCTCTTTTGATTCAGCCACAAGCTTTCCTGCCAATCTTTTGCATATAAGGCGATAGTTATCATCGTTTCGCAGCCTTTGATTCTCTCTTGTCAACTCTACCATTCTTCCATGCAGGCTTGCCAGTCGTATCTCATATCTCATTATCTCATCTGACATCTGTTTAAGATAGTCCTTTACATCAATCTGCGAGTAAATCGGATCTTCTGTTGCTTCTTTAGCCGGCTTCCGAATTGGAGTGTTATCGGCCACCTCTATCTCATGAGCATTATGCAGATCAACTGTAGGGTGCTTTGTCGTATTGgtcttcctctttttaATCTCAAACTCGTCCTTCGAGTCCTCTCCGTTGGCACCCAAACGTTTGACCTTAATATCTGTGTGCTCTCTCTCCTTGCGGTATAGATATGAACTGACATCCCTCTCACTCACCTGATTAGCTGAAAATCTATGCGAAGGACTACTACCTGAGTATGAACGAGCAGGCGTTCCTGTGTTCGGCCTCATCGATTGATGTCGGAGAGAAAGTACAGTTGGCGTAGGACTATGTTTGTCAGCAACCTTCTTTCGAGCACTAGAACTTATCCACATTCGCCTCAACTTCTGACTAGAGCTGGGTCTTTGAGGTGTAGTAGCTTTACTGTTTTGCTGACTTCCGTAGGGACTCTGCGACTTACTCTCTTCAGGCTGAGGTTTCGAACGGGGCGTCGGAAGATCTCCATAGTTCATTCTTAATCAAAGATTCAGCTTCTAATCTTTATCAGGATCAAAATCTCTGTATGTTTCTTCTCACTCGCTCATACAAAAGCTCTTCTCAGTTAACGATTTCGGATCAAAATTAAAGGCATACACGAAATATCAAGAGAATGGAAATGCTCTGACTTATCACGCCAAGACGACTATTCGCCAGCGTGAAAGTCCTGAGCTTATGGTCTAGTAGACTATTTAATTTAATTCTCACAGTTTTATTTTTGATGCGTTACCTGGTTCATGTATGGTCTAATAGTTATCAAAGCTAATTAATATTACAATCGCGTTTTCTTGACTGGCTAACACATTGTTACTGGTTACGCTTCTGGTGCCAGATTTTAATTCattatcattcaattcGGTGCGCCAGAGACTTGGCGAGTTCATTAATcagattcttcttgtagttCATCGGTCATTCGCATGATGTCAAGTTCCTTTTCGGCTAATGTTACGGCGTAATCGTCAAGAGTAAGCTTTTGCTCCTTGATTTCGTGCTCTGCTGCCCTTAAGCGGCCTGAGAGTGAGGTTATTGACAGTTCCTTTTGCATGACTTCTCGAGATAGCGCTAAGATCAGCTTTCGTGCGGCCTCGATTTGTTTATCCTTCTCCTCCAAGGCATTTGTCGCATCCTCTATTATAGTTCGGACAAACTGGTCTTCGCCAATATCTTCCGTTTCCGAAAGATTCTCGCTGCTGACTTCTCCCCATGTCTCATGTGAAGAGATCGTTGCACTATCTAAAAGGGCCGGTGTTCCAAAAGAAGATAGTTTTGGAGCCACCGTGCGCTCACTGGCTCCTGTGTGTAATGCTTCTTGTGCCACGGGGTCTGATTCAGGAACTCTAGGCTCAGGTTTCGTAAGCTTCTGTGCCGTTGGTGACATGCTGCGTTCCAATGCAGTGACAATTTCTTTGGCCTTGGCAGCCTTGGGAACTACCAAATCTGGCGTTGATGAAGGCTTAGTCGGTTCAATAAGCGTTGACGTAGTTTTTATtttaaatttatcattAGTGAGAGGAACTTTTATCAATGTGGTATCATTGTCCGCCTCTACAACACTCCCCGATGTTTTGGCGTCAGGTTTGACTTCCTGTTTTGTCTGATGTTCTCCTAGATTCatcagaaattgaaatgCTTTCTTTACAGACCATACTCTTAAGCCTCCATTCGACgctttttcttcagcagcGCCTGCCTCTGGGCTCTTCGTTGTGATAAGTATACCCACCTTCTCATCGAAATGATCAACTACCTTAGCGCCTAGCCCAACAAAAGCCTTTTTCATGTGGAAGAACTGTTCAGCAGTAAAATCCTCTGAGGAAGCCGATGGCGTCTCTATATATACCATACATCCCTGAAGCGTCGCGAGCCAGCGCCGTTTCCATCCTTCTCTTAAGTGACCTGTAGAATCTTGTTTATCTATT
This DNA window, taken from Torulaspora delbrueckii CBS 1146 chromosome 2, complete genome, encodes the following:
- the ASF2 gene encoding Asf2p (similar to Saccharomyces cerevisiae ASF2 (YDL197C); ancestral locus Anc_8.443), encoding MNYGDLPTPRSKPQPEESKSQSPYGSQQNSKATTPQRPSSSQKLRRMWISSSARKKVADKHSPTPTVLSLRHQSMRPNTGTPARSYSGSSPSHRFSANQVSERDVSSYLYRKEREHTDIKVKRLGANGEDSKDEFEIKKRKTNTTKHPTVDLHNAHEIEVADNTPIRKPAKEATEDPIYSQIDVKDYLKQMSDEIMRYEIRLASLHGRMVELTRENQRLRNDDNYRLICKRLAGKLVAESKERGSWKDVEERNREENSVEAISDTTSISNGGDIQETDEHYDKKPAGVPIVSQVDSPQDLSLLDKNHSECHSKPKRALEKLEKGILKRLHEYDVALKSAEDEASMQLCGARLVKDESPFVEELKNKLLNGASELAKVRVYTATRVANLKAALSKQQVDRQFLQKMNEEYRSALMKWENFGENVKGYVPHYIETIKRQKETIDNQNRIMEMQILATEEQKKTIQELRAQLSQVESVQADSLSCTELNRVTTLQKRDIDTLKQYLHEEKLKSEHLKELVEHLRKDLATRGAANPEYARLAHNAAQKDVEEKHRMEIRTLHKMYSNLLKNVEMNERENKETPKENANDDPYGSNGHPIYTSPRVKKEHSPEDLLNDQSRVTLESP